In Syntrophorhabdaceae bacterium, the following proteins share a genomic window:
- a CDS encoding prepilin-type N-terminal cleavage/methylation domain-containing protein, giving the protein MKALRNQRGFTLIELIIVIIIIGILAAVAVPKYMEIKEQAGDAAAQGVLGALRGANSILFAQANLQNWFVPVTQGGLGSVYTMGDIVATANIQGINYTGNVGANTISFLITGAGVYTFGLTAPTTTNAGQLYCGANSARGGAVDCTKW; this is encoded by the coding sequence ATGAAAGCATTAAGGAACCAGAGAGGTTTCACCCTCATCGAACTGATCATCGTCATCATCATCATCGGCATCCTCGCGGCTGTTGCTGTCCCCAAGTATATGGAGATCAAAGAACAGGCCGGCGACGCAGCGGCACAGGGCGTCCTCGGAGCTTTAAGGGGAGCAAACAGTATACTTTTTGCCCAGGCGAACTTGCAGAACTGGTTTGTTCCAGTTACTCAGGGGGGATTGGGAAGTGTATATACAATGGGTGATATTGTAGCAACCGCAAATATCCAGGGTATTAATTACACAGGAAATGTTGGAGCTAATACAATTTCTTTCTTAATAACTGGTGCAGGTGTCTACACTTTTGGTTTGACTGCTCCTACCACTACCAACGCCGGACAACTTTATTGCGGCGCAAACAGTGCACGAGGCGGTGCTGTTGATTGTACAAAGTGGTAA